The proteins below are encoded in one region of Deltaproteobacteria bacterium:
- a CDS encoding 3-oxoacyl-ACP reductase FabG encodes MRLQDKVALVTGAGRGIGRAIAERFAVEGARVVVNDVNGESAQETVEMIKTQGGTAAPIEGDTSQETHVERMVQFVVDTYGGLDILVNNAGVEIWKPIHEMTAQEWDRIMGINLRGVFLVSKHAVRQMLSRNRAGQIVNMASVAGLVSFPGLGAYSTSKHGVIGLTKTMALELRPHNIRVNAVCPAFIDTDMAGRLLELLKSQGLPQDDLLMQNQGRLGHPGEVANLALFLASDESSFMSGAAVPIDNGCTAQ; translated from the coding sequence ATGCGCTTACAGGACAAAGTGGCTTTGGTAACCGGAGCAGGAAGAGGTATTGGCCGGGCAATAGCCGAGCGGTTCGCCGTAGAGGGGGCCCGGGTGGTAGTCAACGATGTAAACGGGGAGAGCGCTCAAGAAACGGTTGAGATGATTAAGACCCAGGGAGGGACCGCTGCTCCCATTGAAGGCGACACAAGCCAAGAAACCCATGTGGAAAGGATGGTGCAATTCGTCGTTGATACTTATGGAGGGCTGGACATCCTGGTCAATAATGCCGGGGTCGAAATATGGAAACCGATTCACGAAATGACCGCCCAGGAATGGGACCGGATTATGGGCATAAATCTCCGGGGGGTCTTTCTCGTGTCCAAGCATGCCGTTCGGCAGATGCTGTCCCGGAACCGGGCCGGACAAATCGTCAATATGGCTTCAGTCGCCGGTTTAGTCTCTTTTCCTGGACTGGGCGCCTATAGCACTTCGAAGCATGGCGTCATCGGACTGACCAAGACCATGGCCTTGGAATTGAGGCCGCACAATATCCGGGTTAATGCCGTTTGCCCGGCATTCATCGATACCGACATGGCCGGACGGTTGCTCGAACTTCTTAAAAGCCAAGGCCTTCCTCAGGATGACCTCTTGATGCAGAATCAGGGACGTCTGGGCCATCCGGGTGAAGTGGCCAATCTGGCGCTCTTTCTGGCCAGCGACGAATCCTCCTTTATGTCCGGCGCGGCCGTACCCATAGACAATGGCTGTACGGCCCAGTAG
- a CDS encoding ABC transporter substrate-binding protein has translation MRAKRSLLSVGSAGAVLLIVLLLFSSIGLSAEKTQQEKGHPKILNIGCIGALTGFAAPGEMPMVQGSQVAEDWINEKGGITIKGEKYRVKLVTEDHKSTAEGAASAATKLVHDQKVKFIIGGVMPFTNIAIRSVTEPAKVLNAGIYNVGTPDEYGLKTPYTFVTMNGTIEGMYTMLDYISQAHREVKKIAVLIPEDGSIPHLQPRIVQIAKDRGMIVADVIGWALDTVDFTPIAKKALARNPDGICMINGWPSMTGGILKVARQLGYTKPIWVTSYQPADDTLKVSGKEASTGFYLQGLLANDPKNPPLVTEIFRRLKAKFGHENIYYSSVGFDNLWMMVQAIEAAQSFDPTVVKNKWEKMSAMKSVWGAAHLGGLKTYGIKHTMSHPIPVISYVNAEPKTMKWMDIITP, from the coding sequence ATGAGAGCAAAAAGGTCATTATTGTCTGTTGGCAGCGCAGGTGCAGTTCTGCTTATAGTATTGCTGCTTTTTTCTTCTATTGGGCTTAGTGCGGAAAAGACCCAACAAGAGAAAGGACACCCCAAGATATTAAACATCGGCTGCATCGGCGCCCTGACGGGGTTTGCGGCACCCGGAGAGATGCCCATGGTGCAAGGAAGTCAAGTGGCCGAGGATTGGATCAACGAAAAGGGCGGGATTACCATTAAGGGAGAAAAATACCGCGTAAAGCTGGTCACCGAGGACCATAAGAGCACTGCCGAGGGCGCGGCCTCTGCGGCCACCAAACTGGTTCATGACCAAAAAGTGAAGTTTATCATCGGCGGGGTCATGCCATTCACCAATATCGCCATACGCAGCGTGACGGAACCGGCCAAAGTTCTTAACGCCGGGATCTACAACGTCGGTACCCCGGATGAGTACGGGCTGAAAACACCGTATACCTTCGTTACTATGAACGGCACTATCGAAGGTATGTATACTATGCTCGATTATATAAGTCAGGCTCACCGCGAGGTTAAAAAAATTGCCGTCCTTATTCCAGAAGATGGCAGTATTCCTCACCTTCAGCCGAGAATCGTGCAGATTGCCAAGGACCGCGGAATGATTGTGGCGGACGTGATCGGTTGGGCCCTCGATACGGTGGATTTTACCCCCATCGCGAAAAAAGCTCTTGCCCGCAACCCGGACGGGATATGTATGATAAACGGATGGCCGTCCATGACGGGCGGCATCCTTAAAGTCGCTCGTCAGTTAGGCTATACGAAGCCTATTTGGGTAACCAGCTATCAGCCTGCTGACGATACGCTCAAGGTGTCGGGTAAGGAAGCATCAACGGGATTCTATCTTCAGGGTCTTTTAGCCAACGACCCCAAGAACCCGCCACTCGTTACCGAAATATTTCGCCGGCTCAAAGCCAAATTTGGACACGAGAACATATACTACTCAAGCGTTGGATTTGATAACCTCTGGATGATGGTGCAGGCCATCGAAGCAGCTCAGAGCTTCGACCCCACGGTGGTAAAGAACAAATGGGAAAAGATGAGCGCCATGAAAAGCGTCTGGGGAGCCGCACACTTAGGAGGGCTGAAGACCTACGGGATCAAGCATACCATGTCCCATCCCATACCGGTAATAAGCTACGTAAACGCTGAACCGAAGACCATGAAATGGATGGACATCATAACCCCTTAA
- a CDS encoding ABC transporter ATP-binding protein yields the protein MLEVKEIKIQYGKAVAIEDVTLTVAEESIVSIIGANGAGKTTLLRAISGLTRLRSGEIWFDDKRIDRMDPADIVKMGLIHIPEGRKLFPYLTVLSNLNLGASLRRDKDGIKKEMDEIFEYFPRLHERRNQKAGTLSGGEQEMLAIGRGLMARPKLLLMDEPSLGLAPKVVLDLAPVIRNINSRGVSVLLVEQSIPLVLRVAQWGYALKVGKVVMDAEITHFKAGLIKKAYLGG from the coding sequence CTGCTTGAAGTAAAAGAGATAAAGATCCAATACGGCAAGGCGGTGGCCATAGAGGACGTAACACTCACCGTTGCCGAGGAAAGCATCGTCAGTATCATCGGTGCCAACGGAGCGGGCAAGACCACCCTTTTGAGGGCCATTTCCGGTTTGACGCGCCTGCGCTCGGGGGAGATCTGGTTTGATGATAAGAGGATAGACCGGATGGATCCTGCCGATATCGTCAAGATGGGCCTGATCCACATTCCCGAAGGCCGGAAGCTTTTCCCCTATCTCACTGTCCTCAGCAACCTTAATCTGGGCGCCAGTCTGCGCCGGGATAAGGACGGCATCAAGAAGGAAATGGACGAGATCTTTGAGTACTTCCCAAGGTTGCACGAGAGACGGAACCAAAAGGCCGGCACCTTGAGCGGTGGGGAACAGGAGATGCTGGCTATTGGCCGGGGTCTGATGGCTAGACCAAAGCTCCTGTTGATGGATGAGCCTTCCTTGGGATTGGCACCAAAAGTGGTTCTTGATCTGGCTCCGGTGATCCGGAACATTAACAGCCGTGGGGTGTCTGTTCTTTTGGTGGAACAAAGCATCCCCTTGGTCCTTCGAGTGGCCCAGTGGGGTTACGCCTTGAAAGTCGGCAAGGTGGTCATGGATGCCGAGATAACCCACTTCAAAGCCGGACTAATCAAGAAGGCCTACTTGGGGGGATGA
- a CDS encoding ABC transporter ATP-binding protein: MTEVKTAVLLKIKKLSKFFGGLTAVANLDMVVREGEMVGLIGPNGAGKTTLFNLITGFLRPTAGRVLFEEKDITGLKPHTVARLGIGRTFQLNPLFADFTVLQNIIASFFLHPKSSLWAAYFNTSTYRHNEYQIGEQALEILELLGLDRVKDNLARNLPHGYQKMLGIARALATRPKLLLLDEPLGGMNEDEIAFAMGIIEKTRQQGISILLVEHNMQIMDIVDRVVVMNFGQKVCEGTIEEVRENQQVVEAYFGIEEPA, encoded by the coding sequence ATGACGGAGGTCAAGACGGCCGTGTTGCTTAAAATTAAAAAATTATCAAAATTCTTCGGCGGCTTGACGGCTGTGGCCAACCTGGACATGGTGGTCAGGGAAGGGGAGATGGTCGGGCTCATCGGTCCTAACGGGGCCGGTAAAACGACCCTGTTTAACCTGATCACGGGTTTTTTGCGTCCCACCGCAGGAAGAGTTTTGTTCGAAGAAAAGGATATCACTGGCCTGAAACCCCACACGGTGGCCAGGCTGGGCATAGGCCGTACCTTTCAACTGAATCCGCTTTTCGCCGACTTTACGGTTTTGCAGAACATCATCGCTTCTTTCTTTCTTCACCCGAAATCGAGTTTGTGGGCGGCCTATTTCAACACCTCCACCTACCGTCATAACGAATACCAAATTGGAGAACAGGCTCTGGAGATTCTGGAATTATTAGGATTAGATCGGGTGAAGGACAACTTGGCCAGGAATCTGCCCCATGGATACCAGAAGATGCTGGGTATCGCCAGAGCCCTGGCCACCAGGCCGAAACTGTTGTTACTCGACGAGCCGTTAGGAGGGATGAATGAGGATGAGATCGCCTTTGCCATGGGCATTATCGAAAAGACCCGGCAGCAAGGGATCTCCATTCTGCTAGTCGAGCATAACATGCAGATCATGGACATCGTGGATCGGGTGGTGGTGATGAACTTCGGCCAGAAAGTCTGCGAAGGCACGATCGAGGAAGTCAGAGAAAACCAGCAAGTCGTGGAGGCCTATTTTGGCATCGAAGAACCTGCTTGA
- a CDS encoding enoyl-CoA hydratase/isomerase family protein gives MSYNNFQFLKFRIERGVLFVTIDHPPINILTLDMAAEFLRLSVEVTADKDIRVVVFDSANPDYFIAHFDVGTLVQFPDSPAAARSVDLHDLNRACEALRRMPKPTIAKVEGRARGGGSELLMALDMRFGAIGRAFIGQPEVPLGIIPGAGGTQRLPRLIGVCRAFEVILGADDLSADLGERYGYFNRALPENELTKFVEALAFRMATFPPAAVSAAKAAILSATELPLIEGIMEESRLFSTILPSAKKRMKKFLESDGQIHSMELDWTNMWDVLAKVE, from the coding sequence ATGAGCTATAACAACTTCCAATTTCTCAAGTTTCGGATAGAACGGGGGGTTCTGTTCGTGACCATCGACCATCCACCGATTAATATCCTCACACTGGACATGGCTGCGGAATTCCTCCGTCTTTCCGTGGAAGTGACGGCCGACAAGGATATCCGAGTCGTGGTATTCGACAGCGCCAATCCCGATTATTTTATAGCCCATTTTGACGTGGGCACCCTGGTGCAGTTTCCTGATTCTCCGGCCGCCGCCCGATCGGTAGACCTTCATGACCTAAATCGGGCCTGCGAAGCCCTTCGCCGAATGCCCAAACCGACAATCGCCAAAGTCGAAGGACGGGCCCGGGGTGGCGGGAGCGAGCTTTTGATGGCCCTGGATATGAGGTTCGGGGCCATCGGACGGGCATTCATCGGCCAACCCGAAGTGCCTTTGGGTATCATTCCCGGAGCCGGTGGTACCCAAAGGCTGCCTCGTCTCATCGGCGTTTGCAGGGCTTTTGAAGTCATCCTGGGTGCTGATGATCTCTCAGCTGATCTGGGCGAGCGTTATGGCTATTTTAACCGGGCCTTGCCAGAGAATGAACTAACAAAGTTTGTTGAGGCCCTGGCCTTTCGGATGGCTACTTTTCCACCGGCCGCGGTTTCGGCAGCCAAGGCGGCGATATTATCTGCAACGGAATTACCCCTGATAGAAGGAATCATGGAGGAATCAAGACTTTTCAGCACCATCCTACCCTCTGCAAAAAAGCGCATGAAAAAGTTTTTGGAATCAGATGGTCAAATCCATTCGATGGAACTGGATTGGACGAATATGTGGGATGTGCTGGCGAAGGTCGAATAG
- a CDS encoding 3-oxoacyl-ACP reductase FabG yields MKLNNRVALVTGAGSGIGRAIAVELAQEGAKIGVNDINEKAIDETLRILQDLGASGIALKADIGNVSEVKGMFKKLKETYGTIDILVNNAGIAMPPSWVVYKERSNNAALKAMGEVMETGKMQESMKITSSFEDEWWLITLNVHLNGTFYCTREALKIMEEKRKGKIINLSSVTALHGEPIVPAYSAAKAGIIGFTKAVAQEVIGSGIIVNALAPGYIDTPLLDGMDDRVKQMIIARTPAGRLGNAKEIASLVAYLATDDANYIVGQVISPNGGMVI; encoded by the coding sequence ATGAAGCTGAACAACAGAGTTGCCTTGGTTACCGGCGCGGGCAGTGGTATTGGGAGGGCCATCGCGGTTGAATTAGCGCAGGAAGGGGCTAAGATTGGTGTAAATGACATCAATGAGAAGGCTATTGATGAGACTCTCAGGATACTTCAGGATCTGGGTGCCTCCGGCATCGCTTTGAAGGCCGACATAGGGAACGTATCCGAGGTGAAAGGAATGTTTAAGAAACTGAAAGAGACCTACGGCACGATCGACATCCTGGTCAATAATGCCGGTATTGCCATGCCGCCATCCTGGGTCGTTTATAAAGAAAGGTCCAATAATGCCGCCTTAAAGGCGATGGGTGAGGTGATGGAGACAGGGAAAATGCAGGAATCCATGAAAATAACCTCCTCCTTTGAAGACGAATGGTGGCTGATTACGTTGAATGTCCATCTCAACGGGACTTTTTATTGCACCCGGGAGGCCCTGAAAATCATGGAGGAAAAAAGGAAAGGGAAGATCATTAATCTGTCCTCCGTCACGGCCCTGCATGGCGAACCAATTGTACCTGCTTACTCCGCCGCGAAGGCCGGTATCATCGGATTTACCAAGGCCGTGGCCCAGGAGGTCATTGGCTCCGGCATCATTGTGAATGCCTTGGCGCCGGGATACATTGATACGCCGTTGCTCGACGGCATGGACGACCGGGTCAAACAGATGATCATCGCCCGTACACCTGCCGGACGACTAGGCAACGCCAAGGAAATTGCCTCGCTGGTAGCCTATCTGGCTACGGACGATGCCAATTATATTGTTGGGCAGGTTATCAGTCCCAATGGGGGGATGGTTATTTAA
- a CDS encoding branched-chain amino acid ABC transporter permease has product MAKKQSMGMKTTHRYGWIKAFLLTGLVAILAMIPLMIKSVYLLHIFILVLVYVIAASSLRTIAISGQMSLGHAGFMGIGAYTSAILAKQLEWTPWVTMPLGALAAMVVAIMVGYPFSRLRTFYFSMVSLFFGIGILAINTIFSRFTGGYYGLAGIPPLFVASKVPFFFFFLGLTVFCLLILYRFETCRIGTSLKAVAQSHAVAASVGINESGYRVLALAAGSFVVGLAGAGYGHYNLVLSHSTFDLVASINLMVYMIVGGMSSFAGPIVGAAILVIIPEMFRDLKMYTPYVFAGVVILIIFLVPQGLVGLYEKTGFLIKKSDDGGQDGRVA; this is encoded by the coding sequence ATGGCGAAAAAGCAATCCATGGGAATGAAAACAACCCACAGATACGGATGGATAAAGGCCTTCCTGCTGACGGGGCTGGTGGCCATTCTGGCCATGATTCCGCTGATGATTAAGTCTGTTTATCTTTTGCACATCTTTATCCTGGTTTTAGTCTATGTCATTGCTGCCAGCAGCCTGCGGACCATCGCCATTTCCGGCCAAATGTCTCTTGGCCATGCCGGTTTCATGGGCATCGGGGCTTACACCTCGGCTATCCTGGCCAAGCAATTGGAATGGACCCCCTGGGTCACCATGCCCTTGGGGGCATTGGCTGCCATGGTGGTGGCCATAATGGTCGGCTACCCCTTTTCGAGATTACGGACTTTCTATTTTTCCATGGTCAGTCTTTTTTTCGGCATAGGCATTTTGGCGATTAACACCATTTTCAGCCGTTTTACCGGAGGTTACTATGGCTTGGCCGGGATCCCGCCGTTGTTTGTGGCCTCCAAGGTTCCATTCTTTTTCTTCTTCTTGGGGCTAACCGTTTTTTGTCTGCTCATACTTTACAGATTTGAAACTTGTCGGATTGGCACGAGTCTGAAGGCCGTGGCCCAATCTCATGCTGTAGCCGCCAGTGTGGGGATTAATGAATCCGGATACCGGGTACTGGCCTTGGCTGCGGGTTCCTTCGTGGTCGGGTTGGCTGGTGCCGGATATGGGCACTATAATCTGGTTTTGTCCCACAGTACCTTTGATCTGGTAGCCAGCATTAACCTCATGGTCTATATGATCGTTGGTGGCATGAGCAGCTTTGCCGGACCGATTGTCGGCGCGGCTATTTTGGTTATTATTCCAGAGATGTTTCGTGATCTGAAGATGTACACACCTTACGTCTTCGCCGGAGTGGTCATCCTGATTATTTTTCTGGTGCCTCAAGGGCTTGTCGGCCTGTATGAAAAGACCGGATTTCTAATTAAGAAGTCGGATGACGGAGGTCAAGACGGCCGTGTTGCTTAA